The stretch of DNA TTGGGGTTGAAGGTCTTTGTCATGTAGTCGCGGGTTACGTCAAAGCAGTTCTGGGTGAAGTTGGGGTCGGTGTCGCCCATCACGAAGACGTAGAGCCAGTCGATGACGCTGCCTGCCAGGGCCTGGATGGGGCCGGGGATTCCGTATGCCAGGATGTCGCCCAGGGCGCTTCCCTTGTGGGGGCCGGAAAGGCTGGTGAGGCTGGCCACCTTGGTGCCAAGGCCTAAGTTGGTTATCGCGTAGCGGGTGTAAACCGTGCCGTGGGAGTGGCCGATTATGTTGGCCTTGGCCTTGCCGGTCACGGCCAGGATCTGCAGGAACTGGGTTTTGAAGGACTTGGCCTTGTTGACCGTTCCGTCCATTGCGTTCACCGAGGTGATGTAGACGCTTGCGCCTTCATCTTCCAGGGCGTCGGGGATTCCCCACCAGTAATCCACAAGGCCGATTATCTTGGCGCTGGCGAACATGCCGTGAGCGAGCACTATCGGGTACTTGGTCTTGCAAGCCGTGGAAGCGCTGCCTCCGGCCAGGGCGAGTGCGGGAAGGACCAGGATGAGGACTGCGAGGCTTACGAGAACTTTCGCTTTCATGACTTTCTCCTTGGGGGTGGTTGGGTGGTGAAAAGTTCGTTCGCTATGTTGGGTAAACTTGTAACAAAATTTCCCGGTCCGTGCCAATCGGTGAACAGTTGGGTTTTGGCATGGTTTTATAGGCGTCCCCGCCCACCCCTTGGTACTACTGCCCGGAACGCCCCACGTCGGCCATATTAATACCCAGGTATTAAATTACCTCGATGATCGGCCCGGAAACCCGCGTTTTACGGGCATGAGGCATTTTTACCCACGGCCATTCATTAATACCATTAATACCCAAAAACGTGATTCCGGGTCTTGGGCAATCAGTCTCATGCCGAAAATTTCCCGCCATACTTTTCGTCCTTTTGGAGACTTTGTTCGAGGATTGTTGACTTGGGGCCGGGGGCAGGCTAAAATTTGAATGGAATATGACGCAGCTCTTGTGGCCTATATTCCATTATAAATATTTTATCCAACAGTTTCGGCCAGTTCCGTCCTCAGCCCTTAAAATGGATTATGAGGATTTCTTCAGCCTCTGCTTCCGGGGGATTAGAAAATGATAAAGATCGGAGTGGTTTCCGATACCCATATAATGGCCCCGACCCGCGATTTGGCCCGTCTCGTGGAGCAGGGAGGGGCTTTTCACGCCTGCGAAATGGTTCTGCACTGCGGCGACATCACAAGCCTTACAGTCCTGGAGGCCTTTTATCCCAAGCGCGTGATCGCGGTGAAAGGCAACATGGACGGGATAAACGCGCCCCTGAAGGCCAAGGAAATCGTAAGAGTGCTCGAATTTTCCATCGGCCTCATCCACGGCTGGGGTTCCAGGGTCGATCTTGAATCGCGCCTCATACCTGAGTTTGAGGGGATTGACGTCCTGTGCTACGGCCACACCCATACCCCGGCCAATTACATTCGTGACGGAATCCTCATGTTCAATCCAGGCTCCTTCATGGACAGGAGCGTGGGCGTGCTTACCATAGGCGGGGAACACGGCGTGACGGGCCGGATAATCGCCGTTTGATCTATAATTCCAACCAGAGGGACCGTGACCACATGCGCCAGGCTGTTTTTGAAACCGATTTTCCGGCTCTCCCGGCCCCCAAACGGGGCAAGGTGAGGGACATGTATGATTTGGGCGATGCGTTCCTCATGGTGGCCACGGACAGGCTTTCGGCCTTCGACGTGGTGATGCCGGACCCCATAGCCGACAAGGGAAAGGTGCTGACCCAGATTTCCCTTTTCTGGTTTACGGTCATGGAGCCCATTATCGGCAACCACGTGATAACGGCGGATGTGGAAAAATACCCGGCGTCCTGCGCCCAGTACGCCGAAGTGCTCAAAGGCCGCAGCATCCTGGTGAAAAAGGTGAGGCCGCTTCCCATCGAGTGCGTGGTGAGGGGCTACCTTTCGGGATCGGGCTGGAGCTCATACCAAAAGACCAGAAGCGTGTGCGGAATAAATCTGCCGGAAGGGCTCAAAGAGTCCGAAAAACTCCCACAAACGCTCTTTACGCCCACAACAAAGGCCGAGCAGGGCCTGCACGACGAAAATATCACCTTTGAGGCCGCCTGCGAGCTTCTGGGCCGGGAAAAGGCGCGGGCCGTGCGGGACCTGTCTTTGGCGGTCTACGAGCGCGGCGCTAAACTGGCCCTGGAAAAGGGAATCATAATCGCCGACACCAAGTTCGAGTTCGGCGAGACCGGTTCGGGCGAGATCATTCTTATTGACGAGGTCCTCACCCCGGACTCCTCGCGGTTCTGGCCTCTTGAGAGCTACGAGCCGGGCAAATCACAGGATTCCTTCGACAAGCAGTACGCAAGGGACTACTTAACCGGCATAGGCTGGAACAAGAAGCCGCCGGCCCCCAAGCTTCCGGAAGAAGTCCTCGAAAAAACGCGGGAAAAGTACATCCAGGCCTTAACGCTTCTTTCGGGCAGGGGCTTGGCCGAGTGACCGGCCTTGTTTCCAAGACCATCAGCCTTTCTGTAATTGACCCGGAGGACCTCTGCTTCCGGTTCAGCACCGAAAGGGACGACGCGGGCCTTCTCGAATCCATCAGAAGATCGGGCATTCTCTCGCCGGTGGTTTTGCAGGAAAGGGAGGACGGGCGCTTTCGGATCGTTTCGGGCTTTCGGCGGGTGTCCGCCTGTGCAAGGCTTGGAATGGACAGGGTTTCCGCCCTGGTGGCCGGGCCTGACGCGGATTTTGATGACCTCGCCTTTCTGGCCGCGAGTGAAAACGCCTCACAGCGCCCCCTTAATATAATGGAGCAGGCCCGTTGTGTGGCTCTTCTGGGGCGCGGCCTACCCTTTACCGAGAGGGCGGGGCTCATAAAGGCCGCCATCGGCCTGACGGCAGGCCCGCGCCACCTTGAACAGCTCGAAAGCCTGTGCAATCTTCCGGGCTTCATTCGTGACGCCCTGGAAAAAGGAGCCCTTCCGCTGGCCACCGCCATTCAACTGGGCGATTTTGACCCAAAGTGCGCGTTTTCGCTCACCCGGCTTTTTTCGGAACTCAAGCTGTCCCTCTCCAAGCAGAGGGAAATCCTGGAAGCCCTTGGCGACATCGCGGGCAGGGACGGAATCACCGTGGCGGAAGTTCTGGCCCTGCCGGAAGTTGCCGGAACATGGGAGAACGAGCAGGATCGGGGCCTTGCGGCGGGGCGGCTTCGTGAAAAACTGAAGTCCATGCGCTTTCCGAATCTTACGGAAGCGGAAAACCGATTAAGGGAAGACATCCGCGCCCTGAAACTTCCCGAAGGAGTTTTCTGGGAGCCCCCGGCCTTTTTCGAGGCGGATACCCACACCCTGAGGATCGCCGTCAAGAGCGCCGCCGACCTCGAAAAATTGAGGGGCCTCGCGGACGCCATCCTTCAAAATCCAGCCATTACCGGGATTTTCCCCTGAATGTTCGATAGAATCTACCTGTACCGGGAGGCCGCCGATTATCCCGCAGCCCGCGCCATCCTGGCCCGCCTTCCAAACGTGCCGGTGAGCGTGGTTGACGGCCCTGACGAGGCATTCCGCCGGGTTGAAGGCGCACCCGACCCTGTTTCCGAGGGGAAGAGAATTCTTTGCCTTGCCGTGAACCGGGGCCGTTTCGTGCGCCCCTGCCCCGGAACCCGAAACTACCACTGCTGCGGCTATCGCATAATCCACATCGGCGCGTTCTGCACCATGGACTGCGCCTACTGCATCCTGCAAGCCTATTTCCATCCTGCCGTACTCACCTTTTTCGTGAACCACGACGAGCTTTTCTCCCAACTGGACAGAGTTTTGACGGAAAAGGACCCGGAAGCAAGGCGCATGGGCACCGGCGAATTCACCGACAGCCTCATCTGGGAGGGCCTCACGGACCTCAACCAGCGGCTGGTCACGCGCTTCGGAGAGCAGGACCACGCCATCCTTGAGCTCAAATCCAAATCTGTAAACATCGATGGGCTATTGGACCTGCCCCACAACCGGAAAACCGTAATCGCCTTTTCGGTGAACACCAGGGCGGTGATGAGGGAAAACGAGCGGGGGACATCGTCATTGGAAGCGCGCCTCACGGCCGCCAGCCGTTGCGAAAAGGCCGGGTACCCTCTGGCCTTTCATTTCGACCCAATGGTGATCTATCCGGGCTGCGAGGCGGAATATAAAGAGGTGGTGCGGGAGATTTTTCGCCACGTGTCGCCCGAAAACGTGGTTTACATAAGCCTTGGGGCCTTCCGTTTCATGCCGGAGCTTAAAAACATCATAAAGAGGCGCTTTCCGGGCTCAAAAATACCCTTCGGCGAGTTCATAACCGGGCTCGACAACAAGATGCGCTATTTCAAGCCCCTCAGAATGGCTCTTTTTTCGGAAGTGGCGGAGGAACTGTGCCGGACAGCCCCGTGCGTCACGGCCTACTTCTGCATGGAGGATGACGCGGTGTGGCGGGCCGCCTTCGGCTTCACCCCGGATGAAAGAGGGGGCCTCCCTGCCATGCTGGACGATGCGGCCAAAAGGGTGTGCGGGATAGTGGGTTGAATGTATGCGGGCTTTCCTGGGCGCGCGGGCGTCGCCCGCTTTTGCCGTAAATAGCGGGCAAGATGCCCGCGCTCCCAGGAAAAGATTCTTTATAGCGTGATTTTTGCCAAGATGCACACCAGCTAATATTTGGGAACGAGGCGCAATATGCTTGTGTAGGCCGCGTCCTGGAGCTTCTTGTCAAAGGGCATGTTGGTGTACCGGCGGAAACGCCACGCCTTGACGCCGTCCTCGTAGTGGGGGCTCGCGGGGTTGCCGGACTGGCCCGTGCTGTTCATTATAAAGAGAGGCTCCGGCCTTGAAAAATCCACCACCATGCGCATTTCGGGTATGTAGAGGGTGTCGAAATCAAGGCCGACCCTGTAGCCCGAAACGTTCAAGGTGTTGCAGTCGCCGCCCGCAGGAAACGGACCCACGTTGAAGTAGCCCGAAAGCGCGCGCATCCCCATGCGCTTTCCCATATCCATGTTCCGGGCCATCTTGCTGCCCTCGGTCTCGAAATAATAGGTGTGGAGCCTTCCCCATTTCCACTCGTTCCTGTCCGCCCCCAGCCTTTGCTCCAGAAACTCCACGGCTTCCGCAAGGCTTTTTGCCAGAACCTGCGCCTTGGTTTCCTTTTCCGGGGTGCCGATGTCGTCGAAAAAGGGGCTTTCGTCCCCGCGCACCAGAAGATGATCCTCCTGGGCGCTGTAACTGGCATCCCCAAGGGCCAGAAACGAGTGCCACATGGCCGAGTCCGCAGGCCCAAGCTCGTCCGAAAAGGTGTTTAGGGTGAAACAGTGGTAAAAGGCCCCGAAAAGCGCCGCATTCGCCTCGTCAGCCCCCATGTCGCCGGTGTGTACCCTGAATTTCGCAAGGGCCTCCCTGGCCCGGCTTTTCTGCTGGTTGTTGGACCATCCGCCTATTTCGCGCATTATCTCGTCTGTTTGGTCCGAGTTGAAAAGAACGCGCTGTAGCTTGGGAATGAGGTTCGATACCTGATCGTACTGAAGGTCGAAGGATTTTTCGGCGGTGTGGGCCCTGTCCTTCGCAAGGACCTTGCCTATCCTCTGGACCCGTTCGGGCGAAAACCAGGAGGAGGAGAGCAGGGGCCCCGGTCCGGGCTCAGCCGCGCGGGCGTTTGCTGTGGCCAGAAAGCCCGCATCGGGATTGATGGAATAGGGCAGGGCCTCGTTGGGCACGAACCCGGTCCAGTCGTATTCGCCGGTCCAGCCCGGAGAGGGCGCGAGCCCCTGGCCCTTTTTGCGCACCGGATAGATGCCCGTGACCTGCCAGGCTATGTTGTCGCGGTCCCCGTAAACCATGTTCAGGGCCATTGAGCTTACGTTGCTTATGGCGGTTTTCGCCTCCGCCATGGTCTTGGCCCGGCCAAGGCTGAAAAAACCGTCGAAGGTGGCGTCCGTGGGCGACTGGGCCCATGAAAGGGCCACGGCGTAAGACGTGGTGAGCTGTTCGGGAACCAGGACCATCTTGGAAGGGCCTCTAAGGGCCTGGTTGAGTATCGGGCCGTGAAGGGTCTCGTGAATCACGCGGGTTACCGTTTTTCCGCCCTTTACGTGGAAAACCTCGGTGCGCTCCTTTGCGGGGACCCACTGCCCCTTGTAAAGGTAGCAGGTCTTGCCGTCCACCACGGACAGCTTTTCAAGGAAAAGGTCCTGGTTGTCGGCCATGACCATTGTCATGCCCCAGGCAAGATGCCCGTTGTAGCCCGCAACCACCCCCGGAAGCCCGGCGGCGGAAATTCCTGCAGCGTCGTAGAGACCTTTGCAGCGGATGTGGACCAGTTTCCACAGGCTTGGCAGAGACACGTTGAGATGGGTGTCGTTGGCCACGATGGAGGCCCCTGAGGCCGTGCGGTCCTTGTAAACCGCCCAGTTGTTGGATGCGGCGATTCCCAGGGATTTTATGGACGTGATGGCCCGGCGCATGGATTCGGCCTGTTCCGCAGCTTCGGCCAGGCCCGGCCCCATGAGCCCGGCCAGTTTTTCGGCCTCGGAAAAACGAAGGGGCTCGTCGGGATAGACCGGAACCAGCCACGCTGCCTTTTGGGGGCCGATTTTCTGCGCCACGTTCAGAAAGGCGATTTCCTCGCCAAGGTTTGTGGCAAGGCCCAGATTCATGATGTAGAACACGTAAAGGCAGTCGATGGGCCGCCAGGGATCGGGCTTGTAGCCGGAAAGGGAAAGATCGGGCGGAAGTTTTTTCGCGGTCCAGAGATAGGCGTTCACCCCACGGCTGTAGGCCGAAAGTATCTGCCGTAAATACGGGCTGGCGTTGTCCAGCGCCGTCTGCGCCCGCTCCTTGAGGTTTAAGGTCCTCATGAAAAGGTCGATTTCAAGGGTTTCCCTGCCTGCCATCTCGCTTAAGCGGCCCTGGGCGGTGAGGGAGTTTCCCACCATCTGGGCGAGCCTGTCCGAAGCATCTGCGTAACCGTTGGCGAAAACGCAGTCGGTGATGGTGTCCGCCTCGATCAGGGGAATTCCCATTGAGTCGCGCTTTATGGTGGCGCCTTTTTCCATTCCGGGCAGGGTGACCTCACCCGTCTGGGGGCCAAGGCTCGGCTCGTAGGTGGCTGTAAGAAAGCCATGACAACCGGTGAGGGTGAAAAGGAAAAGCGATGCCGCAACGGCTATGAGCCCGGAACGGACGCGGGAAGGCCTGAGATTGTCTCGATTCATGTGTGATAGCGCCCCTTTGATTTTGGCGGCATTATAAGGGCATGGAAGCCCTTACGTCAAGCAAGGGGGACTTTCGGCTCCCTTTGTCAGGCCCCTGCCATGAGAGAGGCTGGTATGGCGATTCGTTCCCAAGGTCCTGACAAGGCCCTAAGTTTTCGCCGGATGCCCGTCTTTCGAGCCACCGGACAGGTTTTTGGCGGACGGGGCAAAGACAAAGTAAAGGAGCCGGAAGACCTTCGCCCTGTACTCGTCGGAATTCGGGGCCACGCCAAGAAGGCCCGCAGTGTAATCCGGCGCGCCCGCCAGGCTGTAGCCCGCCGTGACCACCGAATAAAGCCAGCGGTTGAGGTCCGGGGTCGGCGCGTCCATGCCCTTTGGAACGTTCTTCACGGCCATGTCCAGCATCCCTGAATGGACCTTGGACATGTGAACGAAGCCGGAAA from Deltaproteobacteria bacterium encodes:
- a CDS encoding ParB N-terminal domain-containing protein, translating into MTGLVSKTISLSVIDPEDLCFRFSTERDDAGLLESIRRSGILSPVVLQEREDGRFRIVSGFRRVSACARLGMDRVSALVAGPDADFDDLAFLAASENASQRPLNIMEQARCVALLGRGLPFTERAGLIKAAIGLTAGPRHLEQLESLCNLPGFIRDALEKGALPLATAIQLGDFDPKCAFSLTRLFSELKLSLSKQREILEALGDIAGRDGITVAEVLALPEVAGTWENEQDRGLAAGRLREKLKSMRFPNLTEAENRLREDIRALKLPEGVFWEPPAFFEADTHTLRIAVKSAADLEKLRGLADAILQNPAITGIFP
- a CDS encoding alpha/beta hydrolase yields the protein MKAKVLVSLAVLILVLPALALAGGSASTACKTKYPIVLAHGMFASAKIIGLVDYWWGIPDALEDEGASVYITSVNAMDGTVNKAKSFKTQFLQILAVTGKAKANIIGHSHGTVYTRYAITNLGLGTKVASLTSLSGPHKGSALGDILAYGIPGPIQALAGSVIDWLYVFVMGDTDPNFTQNCFDVTRDYMTKTFNPNTPNVAGVYYQSWAAKVKWSTPSIVLEPLWLIMLAYEGANDGIVGVESAKWGNYRGEQAAAWYSPGVDHMGMVGHLFGLTPGFNAPAFYVSIVKDLKARSL
- a CDS encoding DNA photolyase, which codes for MFDRIYLYREAADYPAARAILARLPNVPVSVVDGPDEAFRRVEGAPDPVSEGKRILCLAVNRGRFVRPCPGTRNYHCCGYRIIHIGAFCTMDCAYCILQAYFHPAVLTFFVNHDELFSQLDRVLTEKDPEARRMGTGEFTDSLIWEGLTDLNQRLVTRFGEQDHAILELKSKSVNIDGLLDLPHNRKTVIAFSVNTRAVMRENERGTSSLEARLTAASRCEKAGYPLAFHFDPMVIYPGCEAEYKEVVREIFRHVSPENVVYISLGAFRFMPELKNIIKRRFPGSKIPFGEFITGLDNKMRYFKPLRMALFSEVAEELCRTAPCVTAYFCMEDDAVWRAAFGFTPDERGGLPAMLDDAAKRVCGIVG
- a CDS encoding YfcE family phosphodiesterase; the protein is MIKIGVVSDTHIMAPTRDLARLVEQGGAFHACEMVLHCGDITSLTVLEAFYPKRVIAVKGNMDGINAPLKAKEIVRVLEFSIGLIHGWGSRVDLESRLIPEFEGIDVLCYGHTHTPANYIRDGILMFNPGSFMDRSVGVLTIGGEHGVTGRIIAV
- a CDS encoding phosphoribosylaminoimidazolesuccinocarboxamide synthase — encoded protein: MRQAVFETDFPALPAPKRGKVRDMYDLGDAFLMVATDRLSAFDVVMPDPIADKGKVLTQISLFWFTVMEPIIGNHVITADVEKYPASCAQYAEVLKGRSILVKKVRPLPIECVVRGYLSGSGWSSYQKTRSVCGINLPEGLKESEKLPQTLFTPTTKAEQGLHDENITFEAACELLGREKARAVRDLSLAVYERGAKLALEKGIIIADTKFEFGETGSGEIILIDEVLTPDSSRFWPLESYEPGKSQDSFDKQYARDYLTGIGWNKKPPAPKLPEEVLEKTREKYIQALTLLSGRGLAE
- a CDS encoding penicillin acylase family protein, which codes for MNRDNLRPSRVRSGLIAVAASLFLFTLTGCHGFLTATYEPSLGPQTGEVTLPGMEKGATIKRDSMGIPLIEADTITDCVFANGYADASDRLAQMVGNSLTAQGRLSEMAGRETLEIDLFMRTLNLKERAQTALDNASPYLRQILSAYSRGVNAYLWTAKKLPPDLSLSGYKPDPWRPIDCLYVFYIMNLGLATNLGEEIAFLNVAQKIGPQKAAWLVPVYPDEPLRFSEAEKLAGLMGPGLAEAAEQAESMRRAITSIKSLGIAASNNWAVYKDRTASGASIVANDTHLNVSLPSLWKLVHIRCKGLYDAAGISAAGLPGVVAGYNGHLAWGMTMVMADNQDLFLEKLSVVDGKTCYLYKGQWVPAKERTEVFHVKGGKTVTRVIHETLHGPILNQALRGPSKMVLVPEQLTTSYAVALSWAQSPTDATFDGFFSLGRAKTMAEAKTAISNVSSMALNMVYGDRDNIAWQVTGIYPVRKKGQGLAPSPGWTGEYDWTGFVPNEALPYSINPDAGFLATANARAAEPGPGPLLSSSWFSPERVQRIGKVLAKDRAHTAEKSFDLQYDQVSNLIPKLQRVLFNSDQTDEIMREIGGWSNNQQKSRAREALAKFRVHTGDMGADEANAALFGAFYHCFTLNTFSDELGPADSAMWHSFLALGDASYSAQEDHLLVRGDESPFFDDIGTPEKETKAQVLAKSLAEAVEFLEQRLGADRNEWKWGRLHTYYFETEGSKMARNMDMGKRMGMRALSGYFNVGPFPAGGDCNTLNVSGYRVGLDFDTLYIPEMRMVVDFSRPEPLFIMNSTGQSGNPASPHYEDGVKAWRFRRYTNMPFDKKLQDAAYTSILRLVPKY